GGCTTTACTATATTTAATGGAATATTAATCTTCCTGTTCTGCGTCAAAATTGATGAATGTCTCTGCAATGTCTGTAAGATTCTCATCCGTTTCTTCTTCTTCCTGTAGTGTTTTTTCCAGAAGATCTGCAGCTTTATCATGTCCCATTGTGATAGCCAGCTGAGCTAGCCCTCCATAAGTAGCTATTTCATAATGTTCCACTTTTTGTGCTGCAATAATGAGTGCTGCATCTCTTGTCATAGAACCTTCTTCGGTAGATTTTATAACTTCTTCTCCTTCTTTGATAATCCCTTTAATCGCTTCGCATTCTTTTTTCTCAGGTTTTTCATCTATCAGTTTAAAAATCTTTTCTAATCTGCTGATGTGTTTTTTGGTCTGCAACTGGTGATCTTCAAATGCATCTTTAAGCTCTTCGGTCGTTGCTGCTTCCTGCATTTTTTCAAGAGCATCAACAATTGCATTTTCTGCATAATAAATATCCTTAAGTGCGGATACAAAAAACTTATGAAGCGGAGCATTTTTCATCTCTTTTGCATCTACAGATGCATTATCTATCGTCATATTTTTTTTCTCTGATACGGCTGTGCTGCTGTTATTATTTTCTGCTGTTTTTGTTGCCATGATGTGAATGGTGTTAAAAAGTGAATAAAAAGATTCCCCCTTTATTTTATATCGATAAAGAGGCAATCATTGAAAAAAGAATTATGAATTTCGTCTACCGCCAAATCCGGATCTACCAGAACCTGAAGATCTTCCGCCACCATGAGAAGCCTGGCCTCCCATACGGGCGATTCTTGTACGTTCTGCTTTACTCATAGAAGCAAAACCTCTTCTTGATGTTCCTGAGCCGGAATTGGAACCTCGACCTGAACCGCTGTTACCTCCTGATCTTGAGTTGGAACCTCTTCCATTTCCTGATCTTCCTGAACTGGAGCCTGAACCCGAACCGGAAGATCTTCCGCCACCATGAGAAGCCTGGCCTCCCATACGGGCAATTCTTGTACGTTCTGCTTTACTCATAGAAGCAAAGCCTCTTCTTGAAGAACCATTTCCTGATGACCTGCCTCTACCTCCTGATCTTGATCCCGAACCAGAACCGGAACGTCCACGGGAACCACCTCTACCGCCTCCGGAAGTAAATCTTCCCTGGCTGTCTCTTTGCTGGTTTCTGTTACCGCTTCTTCCTCTATTATCGTCGTCATCTTCATCGTCGTATTCATCATCATAATCATCGTCGTCATTATCATAATCATCTTCATCATCGTAGTTATCATAATCATCATCGTCGTCATCATAACTATTTTCATAGTCATCATCGAAATAATCTTCATATTCTGTGAAATCATCGTCATAATCTTCATCTCTTGATGCATCATTATAACCATGATCATACCCTAGTTGGTAAACTTCTTCAAGATTGCTGGATGAACTTCCTCTTGAACTACGATTTTTTGAATTTCTAGTGTTCATAACTGAATTTTTTATAATTAATATTAAGTGATGGCTATTGCCGGCCGTGACTAGTATTAGACAGCAATCAGTTTAATCTTATGGATATTGAACACCGAAGCAATGCTTCGTAAATGATACCTCAAAACGAGGTTAGAATAATTTGTATATCAAATGTACAGCTTAATAATTCACTAATTTATGACCTGAATCATATTGAATTTATTAATACATTTTAATTTAATTTCTATCTTTTTAAAGGGTTTCGTTTCTCTGTTCCAGTTTTAAGAGTATGTTTCTTTAGTAACTTTTTAAGATAATTCAGACGATGTCAAAATTTCGTAAAACCTGAAAGAATCAGAGGAAAACCAATCCTATTATTTTTTTACTTTTTACGATTTGCAGAATCTTTCGGATAAGAGATTGTATCGGATGGCTGTCGTTTTATTAGAGTATCCCGAGCAGGAATTGTGTCCTTTATGGTATCAGGGGTAACAAGGGTATCCTGAATCGATGCATTCCTATATTCTGTCTGCTTTTTACAGCTCATGAGTACACCTGCCAGTGCACACGAGAATAATACAATAGATTTCATAATATAAATTTTTGTGATGTGATTTCAAATTTAGAACATTCTTTTTCCCATGTGTTATGATCTTAGTCATAATGGCTGAAAAAAGTAAATTATTTCTAAAATAAAAATCCCCACTTTAAAGTGGGGATTTTTTTTATTTGGAAAAGAACAAATCAGCTTCGGCTTTTCTTCTCCGGATCAGTCCATTTAAGAGCTTACCACCTGCGGTAATGTATTTAGAAACAAACCAATTTTTAATGGTTTCCGGATCTGCTTTTTTATTAATCAAAGAAAATAGTGTATCAGATCCTCCGGTATTATAGGTATGAGATACAAGAGCATCAAATTGATTTTGGGTAAGTGCTACTCTAATTTTATTATTGACAATCTTTTCATAAGTTGGTAAAACAGATGAAAATAATTCTACTCCTTTTTCTTTACTAATTGAAGGATCTTTCATGGTCACTTTTTTCCCCTCGGGATAATATGTATTTCCATAGCCTATGGTCGGAATCCCTGCTGAATCCAGATAGGGTTTAGCACTGAAACCTTCAAATGATAAAATTAGGTTTATACCTTTTTGTGATGTTTTCATTCTATAAAACGTTTAAATATGAAAAAGGCCAGTATTAATATGATTGCTCCCAATACAATAACAATCAAGGCTCCTGCCTGAAATCCGTTCGACCGTATTTTTTTTGTGTCTTGAGATATAGCCGAAGAAATTTCTTTATCTGTTTCTTTGGAAATAACATTTTGTGATACATCCTGAACCGTACTAACAGATTCGATTTTTTTAACCTCCGACTGGTGATGATCTGCCTTTGCGTAATGATTATTGATTAAGTATTCCGCATTTCCCATGATAGAAATACTCTGAATGGTATCTTTTCCGATCACATTATGAAAAACGAATGGATTGGAGACATCAGATTTTCCTTTAATCAATACTTCTCCGGACATTTCATTTTTCTTTTCGTTCAGTAATACATCAGCAGATGAATTCTGAACTAATTTTAAGCTCTGTATGCTTAAAGAATCAGCTTTTATTTTAACCGTTTCTTTTTTATCTTCTTTGTAGCTGGTCGTTATTTTATGTTTACTCCGACAGCCCAATATAAGGCTGCTCAAAAATATCAGCAGCATAATTTTCTCTTTCATAGGTTTTGTTTTTTGAAATTAAAAGAATGTAAATCCTCTATTATCTAAGTTTTTCCGGATTTTTAAAGAATTCCGGTTTTTATGAAAATATCTTATCTTCCTTTACGTACTCTTTTTTAATGCTTTCTAATAACATCTCCAGGCTAACCCTGTAATCCGGTGCTTTTGATGCAATGGCTTTTAAGCTTACATCCTGTATCACGTTCATAATATTAGAACCGGTAAGTTCATACCGTCTGGCAATCTCTTCTAAATCAATGTCTTCAAGCTGTAATTGTTCGGGCAAATTGTGCTGCCAGATACGCAGACGCTCCTCTCGCTTTGGATTATTGAATTTGATACAGCTGTGAAAGCGTCGCGTAAAGGCTTTATCCATATTGTTTTTAAAGTTGGAAGCCAAAATAATAAGTCCCGAAAACGTTTCTATTCTTTGCAGCAAGTAAGAAACTTCCTGATTGGCATATTTATCATGAGCATCACGCACATTGGTCCGTTTTCCGAAAATAGCATCCGCCTCGTCAAAAAATAGAATCCAGTTTTTATTTTCAGCTTTGTCGAATAACTTTGCCAACTGTTTTTCTGTTTCCCCAATGTATTTCGAGACCAGCATAGAAACATCAACCCTGAAAACAGGCCGTTTCGTATATTTTCCCAGAAGGCTGGCCGCAAGAGTTTTTCCTGTTCCCGGATCTCCGTAAAACAGCACTCTAAAACCAGGCTTAAGTTTTTTCTCCATTCCCCAGTCTTCCATAAGAATCTGGCTGCTATTATACCAGGCTTCAATAGTCTGAAGCTCATTTAACGTATTCTGAGGAAGTATCAGATCAGTCCAGGATCGGCTGGTGTTTATTTGTTCCGCCGGAAAATCATTACTCATTTTTGGCAATAATTCAACTCCAAAAATGATGGTATTAAAAGCGTCCTCGTAAACATGAATCGGGCTGTTTATTGATGTATAACCCTGAACTGCAATGAGTTCATTTTTAATTAAAACCGAATCCGGATTGAAATGATCCAGCGCTTTTAACCGTTCTGAGATACTTTCTCCTCCTAAAACATACTGTACAGCCTGAACTGTCGGATAAAAGAGTCTTCCGTTTTCATTGGTTGCACAATAATCAAACAATGCACTCGTTGGGAGTTCTAAATAAATCCGTTTCAGCAATGATGGATCCAGCTTTGGTAATAAAGCTATTAAGAGAATAATAACTTCCTGATGGGTAAATTCTTTTGCTGAAATATACTCTCCTAATGGAAAGCCTTTATGATCTTTAGCTATAAATTCAGGTGCTCCTATGCTAAAATCTTCTGAAGGATTGTTTATACGCCATGTAATAACCTCTTCTAAATGAGTAAATAATTTTTGTATCTGAATGAGTTCCATTGGTTTTAGTCTTTTTTATTTTTTAAACAGGCAGTAATGGATCTGGTCTCACACTACATAATTTATTTACTTCTATTCCATCTACGTTGAAACTTATTGAAAATCCAGATGTATTATACGTGTACACATTAGCCAGATGTATGCTAACTCTCTTAATTTTAAGATGTATTTTCATATTTGTAACCGCATTTCCGTATCCACCTCCAAATATTACAGAATAGGTAACATCAGACGACCGAACTCCTGCTGAACCATTAGAACCAGTAACATACGTATTATTAGTATCTACAGTTACTACCGGTTTATTCTCCCAATCCAGAGCTTTTAAATATTGAAAATCTATATCAAATATGACATAATCTTGTTCTACATTTCTTTCCAATATTGATGAAAATACACTGAATATTTTGGGGATTGTAGTTTTAGGTTCATGCCCTACTGTACCATCGTTTTTCTGTACTAATTGTCTTGTATAACTTGTATCTCCTTGTACATTTGGTATGCTGTCACAAATAAAATTTTTAGTTGTGAATCTAATTCCATCCTCTCGAACAAGGATTCTATTAATAGGATTCTTGGGATCCTCCATTATAACCCTGCTGGAAAGCTCTATATCACCAGGAGATAATGTAAATTGACTGTCATAAGGATAACCGTCCCGATAAACATGAAATGATGCAGTCTGAGTCCTGAAAGATCCTGCTATCTGCTGAAATGGATCAGTTCCTGATGCTCTTAAATAGTTCGCCTGGGAACCATTGGATTGTTTAGATATTACCCCTTCATTATCCACAACATATCGATCGTGAGATTTGTCTTCATTGGGAACTAAATAAATATCCAAAGGCTGAACAGGTTGGGTATCACCTGATAAATCTACATAGGTGTTGTCAAAAACATTGACATATTGTATAATTATTTCTTTAAATTTTGGCATATTTTTTTATTTTAACTACTTATCGGGAAAATCCAAACTCCACCTTCATTTCCGCCTTCTATGTTTGCTATAGCATCATCAACGTATTTCTTTTGGACATAATCTAAGTCCTCCAGTCCATCGATTTCTGTAATTGGAATTTTTGTGCTTTTGTGCCTAAAAGAAGAAAATGTTTGCTTAAATTCTTCTGCTGTAGGCATATCGCCGGTTTGAAACCAACTTAATATTGTTTCTAAATCTGTCATGGTATTGAAAATTTTATTTTAATGAAAATTGATGATCTGAGTATGTTTACAGATTGAAAACGACCATCCGTATTTGCTGTGGTGATTTTATTTTTTGAAATATTTTCATCAATCACAAGAGAATATTTTTACTGATTCATTAGATCATTGGTTAACTGAACACCAGTATGTTTTGTGTAAATTTAAAAATGCAGCTTCGTAAAAAATTTTCTTTTAATAGCTTTTTGAAGCATAATACATATTTTAAACTGAAGATCACATTGTATTATACAGCACATTTTATGATTTATGGTTTCTCCGTTTACTGATAATCGCATTCTATTCTAATATTTCTGATTTGTTTGGCTTCACCATTCCCCCAGACTTCCTTATTATCCTGTCCTGCCAATAAGGAGGCTGTTATTAAAAGCTGATCATTATCTGCATTGTAAACCCTACATTCTATATTCCGATCGATTTTCTGAAGGTCTGCCTTATAATAGAAATACAAATTATCCCACATATCGTAATGATCTGTAACAATATCTCTACCTCTATATATATCAGTCCAAATGCCTGCTTGTGCTCTATACTGAATAGCTTCTTCTGTTTTATTAACAAACTTAATACTTGTATTTACGATGTTAATTTGTTGGTCCATAGGGTATTTATTTATACCACACATAAACCCTACTCCATTATAAGTTCCAAATTCAAGTCCGTCAGGAATTGTAGGCAGGTTATTTCCAAATAGTCTCTCAAAAGGGAGGAAATCTACAGAACAGGTAAAATGATAATATTCGTTTATCCCCAATCCTTCTGCCGGGAATTCTTTTGTTTTAAAGATAAAAGGTACCTTGCCAAAGATCTTTAACTTTTCACTACCGTTAGAAGTATTCTTCAACTCTATTACCAGATCCTCCGCACCTTCTGAGCTCATAACTATAGAAAATTTTTGATCTCCAACATCGATAACAGAATATTCAATATATCCACTATCCAAAGCTTCCAATCTATTAGCAATATTTACAATATCTCTATAACTAAGGGCATCCGCTTTATGCCTTAA
Above is a genomic segment from Chryseobacterium geocarposphaerae containing:
- a CDS encoding ferritin-like domain-containing protein — encoded protein: MATKTAENNNSSTAVSEKKNMTIDNASVDAKEMKNAPLHKFFVSALKDIYYAENAIVDALEKMQEAATTEELKDAFEDHQLQTKKHISRLEKIFKLIDEKPEKKECEAIKGIIKEGEEVIKSTEEGSMTRDAALIIAAQKVEHYEIATYGGLAQLAITMGHDKAADLLEKTLQEEEETDENLTDIAETFINFDAEQED
- a CDS encoding lysozyme, with the protein product MKTSQKGINLILSFEGFSAKPYLDSAGIPTIGYGNTYYPEGKKVTMKDPSISKEKGVELFSSVLPTYEKIVNNKIRVALTQNQFDALVSHTYNTGGSDTLFSLINKKADPETIKNWFVSKYITAGGKLLNGLIRRRKAEADLFFSK
- a CDS encoding ATP-binding protein, which gives rise to MELIQIQKLFTHLEEVITWRINNPSEDFSIGAPEFIAKDHKGFPLGEYISAKEFTHQEVIILLIALLPKLDPSLLKRIYLELPTSALFDYCATNENGRLFYPTVQAVQYVLGGESISERLKALDHFNPDSVLIKNELIAVQGYTSINSPIHVYEDAFNTIIFGVELLPKMSNDFPAEQINTSRSWTDLILPQNTLNELQTIEAWYNSSQILMEDWGMEKKLKPGFRVLFYGDPGTGKTLAASLLGKYTKRPVFRVDVSMLVSKYIGETEKQLAKLFDKAENKNWILFFDEADAIFGKRTNVRDAHDKYANQEVSYLLQRIETFSGLIILASNFKNNMDKAFTRRFHSCIKFNNPKREERLRIWQHNLPEQLQLEDIDLEEIARRYELTGSNIMNVIQDVSLKAIASKAPDYRVSLEMLLESIKKEYVKEDKIFS
- a CDS encoding KGG domain-containing protein, yielding MNTRNSKNRSSRGSSSSNLEEVYQLGYDHGYNDASRDEDYDDDFTEYEDYFDDDYENSYDDDDDDYDNYDDEDDYDNDDDDYDDEYDDEDDDDNRGRSGNRNQQRDSQGRFTSGGGRGGSRGRSGSGSGSRSGGRGRSSGNGSSRRGFASMSKAERTRIARMGGQASHGGGRSSGSGSGSSSGRSGNGRGSNSRSGGNSGSGRGSNSGSGTSRRGFASMSKAERTRIARMGGQASHGGGRSSGSGRSGFGGRRNS